CGCCGGTTCGATCCTGTCCTCAGTCCGGAGCGCACATGAAAGCCATTGGCTACTACCGCAACTTGCCGATCAGCGATGCCGACGCGCTGGTCGAGCTGACCCTGCCCGACCCCGTCCCCGGCGCACACGACTTGCTGGTCGAGGTCCGCGCGGTGTCGGTCAATCCGGTCGACGTCAAGATCCGCGCAAACGTCGCGCCGGAAGCCGGCCAAGCCAAGGTGCTCGGTTGGGATGCAGCCGGCGTGGTGCGCGACGTGGGCACTGCCGTCACGCGCTTCAAGCCCGGCGACAAGGTCTGGTACGCCGGCGCATTGCAGCGCCCCGGCACCAACAGCGAATTGCATCTGGTCGATGAGCGCATCGCCGGACGGATGCCGCAGCGCATCGATTTCGCGGCGGCGGCGGCCCTGCCGCTGACCACCATCACGGCCTGGGAATTGCTGTTCGATCGCCTGAAGATTCCGGAAGGCGACCCATCGCAAGGCGCCACGCTGCTGGTGATCGGCGCGGCCGGTGGCGTCGGCTCGATCCTCGTGCAACTGGCGCGACGGCTCACCGGCCTCACCGTGATCGGCACCGCGTCGCGTCCGGAAACCGCCAAATGGGTCGGTGACGTCGGCGCGCACCATGTGATCGACCACACCAAGCCGCTGTCTGAAGAACTGCGGCGCATCGGCTTCGCCGGGGTCGATTACATCGCGAGCCTGAACCAGACCGACCGCCATTTCGACGAGATCGTCGCCGCGATCCACCCGCAGGGGCACATCGCGCTCATCGACGATCCTGATCGCATCGACGTCCGCAAGCTGAAAACCAAGAGCGTGTCGCTGCATTGGGAGTTCATGTTCACGCGGTCGATGCACGCGACGCCCGACCAGATCCGCCAGCACGAACTGCTGACTCGCGTCGGATCGCTGATCGATGCCGGCGTGCTGCGCACCACGCTCGCCGGACACTTCGGCACGGTGAATGCCGCCAATCTGCGGCGTGCG
This genomic stretch from Xanthomonas sacchari harbors:
- a CDS encoding zinc-binding alcohol dehydrogenase family protein, which translates into the protein MKAIGYYRNLPISDADALVELTLPDPVPGAHDLLVEVRAVSVNPVDVKIRANVAPEAGQAKVLGWDAAGVVRDVGTAVTRFKPGDKVWYAGALQRPGTNSELHLVDERIAGRMPQRIDFAAAAALPLTTITAWELLFDRLKIPEGDPSQGATLLVIGAAGGVGSILVQLARRLTGLTVIGTASRPETAKWVGDVGAHHVIDHTKPLSEELRRIGFAGVDYIASLNQTDRHFDEIVAAIHPQGHIALIDDPDRIDVRKLKTKSVSLHWEFMFTRSMHATPDQIRQHELLTRVGSLIDAGVLRTTLAGHFGTVNAANLRRAHEWIETHRARGKIVLEGF